One window from the genome of Hemitrygon akajei chromosome 4, sHemAka1.3, whole genome shotgun sequence encodes:
- the LOC140726168 gene encoding uncharacterized protein isoform X2 — translation MAIQLQPAVHDQHLASDTLIPSALVPQSVPGTPISNIPAAYSTPVTQPVPCTPLSDIPSVYSTPVPGTPNSNPPSVYSTPVPQSGLGTPMVKDSMQPPTVPQSALDTQAPHTPAQGTSMPHIVPGTSSPILPVEQSMPSTTAPGPHVPCLTDLPAAISSSSGESSSPPLVPSDTSLQGNSIECKVPVQEIGNPLDREESKDHRLPVQDRSVLDRSKQSDFPQSQQNQTKQYPQGNLGEKCHGYAANRAKGGTISDETNVIVPPPCIQVHPSRPSAEPVVDKPGVLRSDVWNMESTAEPSRDLPETSCTITSSDLQYSESTTSDTENNGLDSSASPNSYPVSTAEHGGISDDFGDENSIKEQKIQALRGYQNDQLLENFYDVNNPLNIQMNFDAQKKIAALNEGASLDEEGILNHTYNAKVPLQNKPNPVSSTEVIQSPVLTGLHPVDDGTDDCKLDFEGNVPDSSCVSISESELMISSESSDGSFENSLGITNSESSVHVPAWSDDADVLAQNQALQQEYKAECGEVRFTDVVSSKGSSQKVEVAKGGDSFHTHCEVGHDTPYSNTNGNHTLPYNEDVREYSGHIYQEPEHENEAGNDHGSEAGNLGGCIGRCSEKDMINALSDEHVPLPSQQRSQTKLPEKPTRDLRQPDYILVSSLVLVFTIVAGFVWKYCRK, via the exons ATGGCCATCCAGCTGCAGCCCGCTGTGCATGATCAGCACTTAGCGTCTGACACACTCATACCAAGTGCACTGGTGCCACAGTCTGTGCCTGGCACACCCATCAGTAATATACCTGCAGCTTATTCCACCCCTGTGACACAGCCTGTGCCTTGCACACCCCTTAGTGATATACCTTCAGTTTATTCCACCCCTGTGCCAGGCACACCCAACAGTAACCCACCTTCAGTTTATTCCACCCCTGTGCCACAGTCCGGGCTTGGCACACCCATGGTTAAGGATTCCATGCAACCCCCAACTGTGCCACAATCTGCACTTGACACTCAGGCACCTCACACGCCAGCACAGGGCACATCCATGCCACACATTGTGCCTGGCACATCCAGCCCCATCCTACCCGTGGAGCAATCCATGCCCAGTACCACAGCACCAGGCCCTCATGTGCCATGCCTCACTGATTTACCAGCTGCCATTTCAAGCAGTTCTGGTGAATCTTCCTCTCCCCCCTTGGTCCCTTCTGATACATCCCTTCAAGGTAATTCCATAGAGTGTAAAGTACCAGTCCAAGAAATCGGAAACCCATTGGACAGAGAAGAAAGCAAAGATCACAGGCTACCCGTACAG gATAGGTCAGTTCTTGATAGATCAAAACAAAGTGATTTTCCCCAGAGTCAACAGAATCAGACCAAACAGTACCCTCAAGGTAACCTGGGTGAAAAATGCCACGGATATGCTGCTAACCGAGCCAAAGGAGGAACTATATCCGATGAAACCAACGTCATTGTCCCTCCACCATGCATACAAGTGCATCCGTCCAGACCATCAGCGGAGCCAGTCGTCGATAAACCTGGCGTATTGAGGAGCGATGTCTGGAACATGGAATCAACAGCTGAACCGAGCCGTGATCTCCCTGAAACCAGTTGTACAATAACGAGTAGTGATTTGCAGTACAGTGAAAGCACAACAAGCGACACAGAGAACAATGGTTTGGACAGCTCTGCATCACCCAACAGTTATCCAGTGTCCACGGCCGAACACGGCGGCATTTCCGATGACTTCGGTGATGAAAACTCCATCAAGGAGCAAAAGATTCAGGCACTGCGAGGTTACCAGAATGACCAACTGTTGGAGAATTTTTATGATGTTAATAATCCCTTAAATATACAGATGAACTTTGATGCTCAGAAAAAAATAGCTGCCTTGAATGAGGGTGCAAGCCTTGATGAAGAAGGCATTTTGAACCATACCTACAATGCTAAAGTCCCTCTTCAGAATAAGCCTAATCCAGTAAGTAGCACTGAAGTTATACAAAGCCCTGTACTTACAGGCTTACACCCTGTTGATGATGGTACGGATGACTGTAAACTTGATTTCGAGGGAAACGTGCCTGATAGCAGTTGTGTTTCGATATCCGAGAGTGAGCTAATGATAAGTTCTGAATCCAGTGATGGCTCTTTTGAGAACAGTCTTGGGATAACCAACAGTGAGTCAAGTGTGCATGTCCCAGCGTGGAGTGATGACGCAGATGTACTCGCGCAGAATCAAGCACTTCAGCAGGAGTACAAAGCAGAATGTGGTGAAGTCAGATTTACAGATGTAGTATCCAGTAAAGGGTCAAGCCAAAAAGTTGAGGTTGCAAAGGGAGGAGATTCATTCCATACACATTGTGAAGTGGGCCATGATACGCCTTACTCTAATACTAATGGAAACCACACTCTTCCTTATAATGAAGATGTCAGGGAATATAGTGGGCACATTTATCAGGAACCTGAACATGAAAATGAAGCAGGCAATGATCATGGATCTGAAGCAGGGAACTTGGGAGGATGTATTGGGCGTTGTTCGGAAAAAGACATGATTAATGCTTTGTCCGATGAGCATGTTCCTTTACCCTCTCAACAGAGGTCGCAGACCAAGTTGCCAGAAAAGCCAACTAGGGATTTAAGACAGCCAGATTATATTCTTGTTTCCTCATTAGTTCTGGTTTTTACCATTGTTGCTGGGTTTGTATGGAAATACTGTCGAAAGTGA